A portion of the Pedobacter cryoconitis genome contains these proteins:
- a CDS encoding winged helix-turn-helix domain-containing protein, which produces MKISLESFDKAFENRIRLQIMSVLVANAYYDFNALKELLNATDGNLASHLKALEKEEYITVTKSFIGRKPNTQYAASAKGILAFKKHLEALENLIKQQK; this is translated from the coding sequence GTGAAAATTTCCCTGGAATCTTTCGATAAAGCTTTTGAAAACCGGATACGCCTGCAAATTATGAGCGTACTGGTTGCCAATGCGTATTATGATTTCAATGCGTTGAAAGAGCTGCTGAATGCAACAGACGGTAATCTCGCCTCCCATCTCAAAGCGTTGGAAAAGGAAGAATACATTACTGTAACCAAAAGTTTCATCGGCCGTAAACCTAATACACAATATGCTGCTTCGGCAAAAGGTATCCTTGCGTTTAAAAAACACCTGGAAGCACTTGAAAATTTAATTAAACAACAAAAGTAA